The window CTCTATAGGTCTAGCGTACATTTTGTAATCTGGACGCAGACGATACATGTAAATTCTTCCGTAGGTTTCTAATTCATTTTTAAACTCAGGAAGTAATTCTGCATGATGTTTTTTATTAAAATAACGTAGCGCATTACGAAGTGCTAGTTTTTTTTCTTCCGCAGATAAAATAGCTTTGCGCTTTGGTGCATGATTTATATCTGCTTCGTATGCTTTTGGCTGTGGTAATATTTCTGGAATGCCTTCTAATATTTGATTTTTGAATGTCATAATGGTAACCGGCTTTACTTTTTTTTTATTGTTTTTCGTGAAGTCGAAGCGTTAAAACCGTAAGGACAATGTCTGCAACCACTTTCGCAACAGTATCCACGTTTTAAATGGTATTGCTCTGTGAAACACTTGTAACCTTCGGGTGTTAGGTAGTAGTCGCCTTCTTCAAGAGGTATAAATTTCTTCATATCACAAATATAATGTAATTTGGATTGATTTTTGAATGGTATAAAATATGATTTTTATTTCTAAATATTTAGTTCCTAAAGGGTACACGGGAATTTCTATTTTTCCTTTTGTGTTTCTAAAATATAGAAGTTTAAAGCGGAATAAAACATTAATTAACCATGAGCAAATTCATTTAAGACAACAATTAGAGTTGTTTATTATTTCTTTTTATTTCTTGTATTTTTTAGAGTTTTTGGTTCGATGGATTTCGTGTAGAAATTGGGAGGAAGCGTATAGAAATATTTCATTTGAAAGAGAAGCTTATATAAATGAAAAAGACCTTAATTATTTAAAATCAAGGTCTTTTTGGAATTTTGTAAAGTATTATTAAGGTTTTAAAACCACTTTCTGTATTTTTTGTTTTCCGTTAGAAAGTATTGCTTTAACGATATAAGCGCCTTCCGAGAAATTATGATTATTAAAACGAATCTCTGAAGCATTAATTTCTGTTTTGTTAATTAGAACTCTTCCTAAAAGATCATAAACTATGACTGTGCTAATGTTATCGTTTCCGGATTTTACTTTTATAAAGGAATTATTAGGAGCTATAATTTCTAATCCAGATAATTCATAATCCTCGATGCTTAAAGCATTATCGGTATATCTTAATATGAATCTATCATTATACGTACCAGTATTTATATTAAAGCTATACGGATTAACACGTAAATTATGTATGGTATTGGTATAGGTGTCTTCTATAAAAATGGCTTGGTTGGTGTCTTGAAATAAACCATCTAGCGTATTTATAGCAATAGAATAATTTCCGTTTTCAGGAATTACTATTCCTAAAGGTACCGTGTCTGTATCTTGAAAAGGAAGCGCTTTACCCTGTATGGACATTCTTTCTTCTTCAATTAAGGAATAAAAACTAATAGTTCCTCCAGCAAATTCATAACCATCATATAATCTGTCATTATCATTGGTAGCTCCTTCAATATAACCAACTAAAATAGAGGTTCCTATTTCATTTGGAGAAATAAGGTCTAGCCAAATTCTATGGCGTTCTATGTCTGAAGATTGTCTCGCAGAGGATTCATTTGTTCTATAGAAATTACTATTAATTAATGTTTCATTACGCATGCTGTTATTAAAAATAACCTCTTCATTTTGCGTTGCATTATCTAACATTAATACGAAGAAAGCTTGTCCTGCAGCAATGTCACCACCAAAAGTAGCTGGATTAGAACCGGTAAAATTGTTGTCAATATATTCGTCACTATAATTATAGATAAAATCATAATAAAACGGACTATCTTGATAGCTTGGAGCAGTTTGATGTGTCCAAAAATAAATAGTACCATCTATATTAGGGTTTGCAGCTATAAAGTCGGCATAAGATATTGCAGAAGGGTAAGGATTACCAATTAAGTTCCAATTATCATCTTCGTTAGTAGCTTGAAAATCTCCAGAAGATGTATAAGGTCCACTTGTATGTGTGCCTCGGTTTATAGGAACCGTAATCACACCATTTTGTGGTTTTCCGGAAAATTCGGTTGTATTGGTTGGTACGCCAGTATCAGGAACTAAGCCTCTTACAATATACCCTTTACCTTTACTCATGTTTCCAGAAGCAGCAATCCAATCACCGTGTGTAACTCCATTTAATGTTGGATTCCACTCGTAAATTAGTTCTCCTGTTGCTGCTGAAATATCGGTAACATTAAAGTCTTCATCGGTTGGTGAACTCCAATAAATATAATCGTATGAATTTACGCCGTTAGGTACTGTGCGTTGCATATTGATAATTCCATTACCTGTGTTGTCGTTTATATTAGGTCCAGATTCATAAACTTGAATTAAACTTCCAGAGTCTCTTATGTCTATAATTCCATCCAAATGAATCCAATCCATAACTTGTAAATTTGTGCCAGACAGAATTTCAACATAACCATTAGTATCTACGGTTAAATTTAATGCAGAAGCCAAAGTTGGAGGAATTGGAGCACCTATAGGGATGTTGGTGTTATCTGCAATTGGTGAGCGATTATTTGATAGGGCTATGTCTGGAATAAGAACACAATCACTAAGGGTTGGTACCCCAGAAGGTGTCCAGTTATCATGAACATACCAATTTGTATCAATAGAACCGTTCCATGTTTTACTAGATTGATCTACAACAACATCATCTATTAAAGTAACGGTATTACCACAGATGGTATAGGATACTTCAGCTGTATACGTGTCTGGTGTGTTTACTGTTAATGTGGAATTTGTTCCAAGAACAGTAGTTCCTGTGCTTGCAGAAAACCATTCTACAGAACTTGGTGTGATAATAGCTCCATTTGGTACAAAACGCCATGCTTCGTTGGTTGTTTCCCAATTTGCATCTAAGCCATTTCTACAAGGTGCTGCAGCATATTCACCATTAGATACATCTCCTTGTAAGCCTACGATGGCATTACCATCATTCCATGTAGAAGTCCCACTGTTTTCAATCTTTTTTTCTTCTATAAATACTTCAATTATATTAGTGGTTTCATGAAGTATAATCATTCCTGTGTAAAAAGTAGAAGGATCGGTAAACATGGGGATGTTGTCCCATGAAACTTGAAACTGTCTACATGGAGCAGTACCTACTGTTCTGCTTCTTATTGGTGTGTTTGTCATCCCTGATGGGTCAATATCATGATAGACTCCAAAAATAGTTTGTTCGAATAAGTTCGCTCCGTCTGGTATGTTTGTGCTAAATGACCATGGACAAAAAGTACCAGGTGTATTATTTACTAAGTCGAAGGTAACTATACCATTAGCACCTACTAAAACTTCATCATAACATTGTCCGTAAAAATTAAAATCAAAACCAATACCTGTTGTGTCATCTGCCCATACATCATCTGTAGATATAACTTGGGATCCGCCAAATAGTATTGGAAAATCATAGACAGGTGCAACATAAGTTATTTGTTCTACGGCATAACTGTCTGTTTCTCTTATTGTGGAATGTGCTTGTAATGTAAGTGTAGGGCTAGAGCAATCTAAACTAAAGCTAGGGTCTGGGTCAAATGGGTCTGCGGAAAAAGGGTCTACTCCTTGTTCGCCAGCAATTATAGGACAAACAGTTGGTGTTGTTATTATATTTGTACAACCAGTAGTAAATGTTGTGGGGGTCCAAATACCAAAATCTACAGCATTACAAAGGCCTCTTACAAATATATAGTAAGTAGTTCCTGAGGATAAACCAGTTAGATTTATAGTTGTTCCTGTTGTTGTGCCTGTTATATCTCCAGCAGGAGTGTTCGTTGAATTATCCGTGGAAACGATATACTCATAACCATTTGCAGGTGCTGGAGAAGAACCTGTCCAGCTAAACGTTCCGGTAGTAGAAGATGTAGCGGTTCCTGTCAAGCTAGTTGGGTCATCCGTACAGTTTAACGGTGTAATCGTAATTAAATAATCTTCAGCTTCACCAGAAGGTCCAAAGGTATCAAAAGCACATGGGTCAGGTGAGGTTTCCCAGTAATCTGCTAAAATTCGAAATCTATAAGTTCCTGCAGCGACTCCGGGTATGGTGTAATTAAAATTAAGATTGGTTATATAGCTAGCTGAATCGTAGATTTGTTCGTTTAGATCATTAAAATCGCCATCGTTATTCCAATCTACCCAAATTCCTACTCCCATTCCTGAAAATCCATATATAAAATCAGCAGAAAATGTAATATTACCACCTGGTGCTTGGGAAGCTGTCATAGAGGTGTAATCTGCATAACCACCAGTGGTGTAACCCGTATTGTTATTTGTAATATTTGTTATACCATTTGTTGTAGAGAAATCATCAATATAATTTGAAGAATTTGTAGATACAGGTGTACAAGGTGTAATTTCTGAAGTAAATGTGCCTGTTGAAGAAGAAGTAGATAAGCCAGAACTTGTACAAGTTACTACTAAATTCCAAGTTCTAACTATTCCAAGAGCTGGAGCTAGCATACCTGTAAGTGGAGCATACGAACTGGTAGATGTACCTTGGTTTGTCCAAGGAGCACCACCAGTATCACTGTATTGCCATTGATAAGAAAGAGCAGTACCTGTTGTGTATCCGGTTACTGTAACACCATAAGTAGAACCTGGATTACCAGATGCAGGGCTAACGGTTAAAGTTCCTCCGGTTGGTGTGCCAGAGCAAGGGAGTAAGGCTAGAACCGTAATCGTATAGTCTTCTGCTTCTCCATAATTAAAAGAACCACAAGCAGGAGCAGGATTGCTAAGGTACGCATTTCTTATGCGCATTCTATAATTGCCAGCTGCTTGAGCTCCAGGGATTGTTATAGTTCCTAAAGTAGCAGGAGTGGCTAGATATCCTGTAGATATTACATTTTCGCCAAGATCATTAAAGTTTCCATTACCATTCCAATCTATCCATACATTATAGCCGTATGTGCTAGAGGGATGCGTTGCTGATAGTGTAAAGCTGAATCCGGGGAATTGACTGGCAAAATGCGATGTATAGTCGGTATAACCAGAAAAACCTGTCCCTGTATTATTAATGTTTGAGACACCTCCAGCGGTTGTAACACCACTAATATAATATGATGCTGAATAATTGTTTGTTGGTGTGCAAGTAGCGGTTGCGTCAACAATACAAATTGTGCCATTCATATTATTTCCTCCAGTATTATTTGTTCTCATT is drawn from Lacinutrix sp. WUR7 and contains these coding sequences:
- a CDS encoding GEVED domain-containing protein → MMKKLHLRNALQYCKKKQFKTKFPILYLFVLCTTYCFGQTNNCSSTFVIPVNNSCITTSYNVETAFTDSMADPSCGVSQRDGWGTFTTGASTSLIDIIGTSNRRLGIAIYSGTCGSLTEIACTSPNTANTSLANITVSPNTTYFLRLMRTNNTGGNNMNGTICIVDATATCTPTNNYSASYYISGVTTAGGVSNINNTGTGFSGYTDYTSHFASQFPGFSFTLSATHPSSTYGYNVWIDWNGNGNFNDLGENVISTGYLATPATLGTITIPGAQAAGNYRMRIRNAYLSNPAPACGSFNYGEAEDYTITVLALLPCSGTPTGGTLTVSPASGNPGSTYGVTVTGYTTGTALSYQWQYSDTGGAPWTNQGTSTSSYAPLTGMLAPALGIVRTWNLVVTCTSSGLSTSSSTGTFTSEITPCTPVSTNSSNYIDDFSTTNGITNITNNNTGYTTGGYADYTSMTASQAPGGNITFSADFIYGFSGMGVGIWVDWNNDGDFNDLNEQIYDSASYITNLNFNYTIPGVAAGTYRFRILADYWETSPDPCAFDTFGPSGEAEDYLITITPLNCTDDPTSLTGTATSSTTGTFSWTGSSPAPANGYEYIVSTDNSTNTPAGDITGTTTGTTINLTGLSSGTTYYIFVRGLCNAVDFGIWTPTTFTTGCTNIITTPTVCPIIAGEQGVDPFSADPFDPDPSFSLDCSSPTLTLQAHSTIRETDSYAVEQITYVAPVYDFPILFGGSQVISTDDVWADDTTGIGFDFNFYGQCYDEVLVGANGIVTFDLVNNTPGTFCPWSFSTNIPDGANLFEQTIFGVYHDIDPSGMTNTPIRSRTVGTAPCRQFQVSWDNIPMFTDPSTFYTGMIILHETTNIIEVFIEEKKIENSGTSTWNDGNAIVGLQGDVSNGEYAAAPCRNGLDANWETTNEAWRFVPNGAIITPSSVEWFSASTGTTVLGTNSTLTVNTPDTYTAEVSYTICGNTVTLIDDVVVDQSSKTWNGSIDTNWYVHDNWTPSGVPTLSDCVLIPDIALSNNRSPIADNTNIPIGAPIPPTLASALNLTVDTNGYVEILSGTNLQVMDWIHLDGIIDIRDSGSLIQVYESGPNINDNTGNGIINMQRTVPNGVNSYDYIYWSSPTDEDFNVTDISAATGELIYEWNPTLNGVTHGDWIAASGNMSKGKGYIVRGLVPDTGVPTNTTEFSGKPQNGVITVPINRGTHTSGPYTSSGDFQATNEDDNWNLIGNPYPSAISYADFIAANPNIDGTIYFWTHQTAPSYQDSPFYYDFIYNYSDEYIDNNFTGSNPATFGGDIAAGQAFFVLMLDNATQNEEVIFNNSMRNETLINSNFYRTNESSARQSSDIERHRIWLDLISPNEIGTSILVGYIEGATNDNDRLYDGYEFAGGTISFYSLIEEERMSIQGKALPFQDTDTVPLGIVIPENGNYSIAINTLDGLFQDTNQAIFIEDTYTNTIHNLRVNPYSFNINTGTYNDRFILRYTDNALSIEDYELSGLEIIAPNNSFIKVKSGNDNISTVIVYDLLGRVLINKTEINASEIRFNNHNFSEGAYIVKAILSNGKQKIQKVVLKP
- a CDS encoding DUF5522 domain-containing protein; this encodes MKKFIPLEEGDYYLTPEGYKCFTEQYHLKRGYCCESGCRHCPYGFNASTSRKTIKKK